The following proteins are encoded in a genomic region of Maylandia zebra isolate NMK-2024a linkage group LG1, Mzebra_GT3a, whole genome shotgun sequence:
- the psmc3 gene encoding 26S proteasome regulatory subunit 6A: MASLSDKSVWDEVEDGIGEEVLKMSTEEIVQRTRLLDSEIKIMKSEVLRVTHELQAMKDKIKENTEKIKVNKTLPYLVSNVIELLDVDPNDQEEDGANVDLDSQRKGKCAVIKTSTRQTYFLPVIGLVDAEKLKPGDLVGVNKDSYLILETLPTEYDSRVKAMEVDERPTEQYSDIGGLDKQIQELVEAIVLPMNHKEKFENLGIQPPKGVLMYGPPGTGKTLLARACAAQTKATFLKLAGPQLVQMFIGDGAKLVRDAFALAKEKAPSIIFIDELDAIGTKRFDSEKAGDREVQRTMLELLNQLDGFQPNMLVKVIAATNRVDILDPALLRSGRLDRKIEFPMPNEEARARIMQIHSRKMNVSPDVNYEELARCTDDFNGAQCKAVCVEAGMIALRRGATELNHEDYMEGILEVQAKKKANLQYYA, translated from the exons ATGGCGTCGCTGAGTGACAAATCAGTTTGGGATGAAGTGGAGGATGGGATCGGCGAAGAAGTGTTAAAAATGTCCACAGAGGAGATAGTTCAGCGCACTCGTCTCCTCGACAGCGAGATAAAGATAATGAAGAGCGAAGTGCTGAGAGTAACCCACGAGCTTCAGGCTATGAAGgataaaattaaagaaaacacGGAGAAGATAAAGGTGAACAAAACGCTGCCCTACCTGGTGTCTAACGTGATCGAGCTGCTGGATGTGGACCCCAACGACCAGGAGGAGGACGGGGCTAACGTGGACCTGGACTCCCAGAGAAAAGGAAAGTGCGCAGTTATCAAAACTTCAACCCGGCAGACCTACTTCCTGCCGGTGATCGGGCTGGTGGACGCCGAGAAGCTAAAACCGGGAGACCTCGTAGGTGTTAACAAAGACTCCTACCTGATCCTGGAGACCTTACCAACCGAGTATGACTCCAGAGTCAAGGCCATGGAGGTGGATGAGCGCCCCACAGAGCAGTACAGCGACATTGGAGGTCTGGATAAGCAGATCCAGGAGCTGGTGGAGGCGATAGTGCTGCCGATGAACCACAAGGAGAAGTTTGAAAACCTGGGCATCCAGCCCCCAAAGGGAGTCCTCATGTATGGACCCCCTGGCACCGGGAAGACCCTACTGGCCAGGGCATGTGCCGCTCAAACCAAAGCCACATTCCTGAAGCTTGCAGGTCCACAGCTGGTGCAGATGTTCATTGGAGACGGTGCCAAGCTGGTGAGAGATGCCTTCGCCCTGGCTAAAGAGAAGGCCCCATCCATCATCTTCATAGATGAGTTGGACGCCATTGGAACCAAGAGGTTTGACAGCGAGAAGGCTGGAGACAGGGAGGTGCAGAGGACCATGCTGGAGCTGCTCAACCAGCTGGATGGATTTCAGCCAAACATGCTGGTCAAG GTGATTGCTGCCACCAACAGAGTGGACATCCTGGATCCTGCCCTGCTCCGTTCAGGTCGTCTGGACAGGAAGATCGAGTTCCCCATGCCAAACGAAGAGGCCAGGGCTCGCATCATGCAAATTCACTCTCGTAAGATGAATGTCAGCCCCGACGTCAACTATGAGGAGCTGGCCCGCTGCACCGATGACTTCAACGGCGCTCAGTGCAAAGCTGTGTGCGTGGAGGCCGGTATGATCGCGCTGCGCCGCGGAGCCACAGAGCTGAACCATGAGGATTACATGGAGGGAATCCTGGAGGTCCAAGCTAAGAAGAAGGCTAACCTTCAGTACTATGCCTGA
- the pdcd2 gene encoding programmed cell death protein 2 isoform X1, with amino-acid sequence MSSAEVVLGFLEDAEPWRLRSPQFPSKVGGKPAWLSQRGLPSLPGLECEICRLPMVFLLQVYAPISGQDRSFHRTLFLFCCKTPECYTRNDSRCMKVFRNQLQRRNEFYPYDPPAEDEPPCDAEEGQSVLPVSGVKLCWVCGCPGNKACSRCHTVTYCGKHHQTLHWKQSHKECCSQEGSPVTPSPLLFPETELVTEPEEEEKDVKEAEGEQEEEDGGGIITQRSVDCPALAESLAESDLDEMAMHETEDSKVFQRFKKKIAPEPHQVIRYSRGGSPLWVSSQHIPSDEDIPPCTCGAKRTFEFQVMPQLLNSLSVDSTGASIDWGTAAVYTCSASCERSDQYCPEFIWKQDFSSDQHTQTERR; translated from the exons ATGTCCTCGGCGGAGGTAGTTCTGGGTTTCCTGGAGGATGCGGAGCCGTGGCGGCTTCGGTCTCCTCAGTTCCCGAGTAAAGTCGGAGGGAAGCCGGCGTGGCTCAGCCAGAGAGGCCTGCCCTCTCTGCCCGGACTGGAGTGTGAGATATGCCGTCTGCCTATGGTTTTCCTGCTGCAG GTGTATGCACCAATATCCGGTCAGGACAGAAGTTTTCACCGAACGCTCTTTCTCTTCTGCTGCAAAACTCCAGAGTGCTACACGCGAAATGACAGCCGCTGCATGAAAG TTTTCAGAAACCAGTTACAGAGGAGGAACGAGTTCTACCCCTATGACCCTCCAGCAG AGGATGAACCACCCTGTGATGCTGAGGAGGGCCAGAGTGTGTTGCCCGTTTCGGGAGTTAAACTGTGTTGGGTGTGCGGATGCCCCGGTAACAAAGCCTGCTCTCGGTGCCACACTGTGACCTACTGTGGAAAACACCACCAGACCCTCCACTGGAAACAATCTCACAAGGAGTGTTGCAGCCAAG AAGGGTCTCCTGTTACACCCTCCCCGCTCCTCTTTCCTGAGACTGAGCTGGTCACTGagccagaggaggaggagaaagatgTCAAAGAGGCTGAAGgagaacaagaagaagaggaCGGTGGAGGGATCATTACTCAGAGGAGTGTGGATTGTCCCGCCTTGGCAGAAT CCCTGGCAGAGAGCGACCTGGACGAGATGGCAATGCACGAGACTGAAGACAGTAAAGTGTTCCAGAGGTTTAAGAAGAAGATCGCACCTGAACCTCACCAG GTGATACGTTACAGTCGAGGGGGCTCTCCCTTGTGGGTCTCCTCTCAGCACATCCCTTCAGATGAGGATATCCCACCATGCACCTGTGGTGCCAAGAGGACGTTTGAGTTCCAG gtgatGCCGCAGCTGTTAAACAGTCTAAGCGTGGACTCGACTGGAGCTAGCATTGACTGGGGGACTGCGGCTGTCTACACGTGCTCTGCCAGCTGTGAACGCAGCGACCAGTACTGCCCCGAGTTCATCTGGAAGCAGGACTTCAGCTCAGATCAACACACGCAGACTGAACGAAGATGA
- the rhoua gene encoding ras homolog family member Ua, whose translation MSPSSPCQMPQRGDGCYKPAPVSPAPPVPPRRVRSRDRGSGRTRRSAAGSAGAGAAEKRVKCVLVGDGAVGKTSLVVSYTTNGYPTEYVPTAFDNFSAVVSVDGQPVKLQLCDTAGQDEFDKLRPLCYTSADVFLLCFSVVSPASFQNVPEKWVPEIRKHAPFAPLVLVGTQCDLREDVKVLIDLAKYRERPVDPVDAQDCAMEIGAVAYLECSSLTQKNLKEVFDTAILASLQNYSSHKHQRGKKKRRKKQRQTPDKMKSLSKSWWRRYCCVA comes from the exons ATGTCACCCTCCTCTCCGTGCCAGATGCCCCAGCGGGGCGATGGCTGCTACAAGCCGGCACCGGTGTCCCCTGCTCCGCCTGTGCCCCCGCGGAGGGTCCGGAGCCGGGACAGAGGCTCGGGCAGGACGCGGCGATCCGCGGCAGGGTCAGCGGGAGCCGGAGCAGCGGAGAAGCGGGTGAAGTGCGTCCTGGTCGGGGACGGGGCTGTGGGGAAAACCAGCCTGGTGGTCAGCTACACCACCAACGGCTATCCAACCGAGTACGTCCCGACTGCGTTTGACAACTTCTCAG cGGTGGTATCAGTGGACGGGCAGCCAGTTAAACTACaactctgtgacacagctgGACAG GATGAGTTCGACAAGCTGCGCCCTCTGTGTTACACCAGTGCAGATGTGTTCCTGCTGTGCTTCAGCGTCGTCAGCCCTGCCTCATTTCAGAACGTTCCTGAGAAGTGGGTACCAGAGATTCGGAAACACGCCCCCTTTGCGCCGCTGGTTCTTGTCGGGACGCAGTGTGATCTCAGAGAGGATGTCAAG GTCCTCATTGATCTGGCGAAGTACCGTGAAAGACCCGTGGACCCAGTGGATGCCCAGGACTGTGCGATGGAGATTGGAGCAGTGGCCTACTTAGAGTGCTCTTCGCTGACCCAAAAAAATCTCAAGGAAGTGTTTGACACAGCCATATTGGCCAGCCTGCAGAACTACAGCTCCCATAAGCACcaaagggggaaaaagaaacgcagaaaaaagcaaagacagACACCGGACAAGATGAAAAGTCTGTCAAAGTCGTGGTGGAGAAGGTACTGTTGTGTGGCTTAG
- the pdcd2 gene encoding programmed cell death protein 2 isoform X2, which translates to MSSAEVVLGFLEDAEPWRLRSPQFPSKVGGKPAWLSQRGLPSLPGLECEICRLPMVFLLQVYAPISGQDRSFHRTLFLFCCKTPECYTRNDSRCMKVFRNQLQRRNEFYPYDPPAEDEPPCDAEEGQSVLPVSGVKLCWVCGCPGNKACSRCHTVTYCGKHHQTLHWKQSHKECCSQGSPVTPSPLLFPETELVTEPEEEEKDVKEAEGEQEEEDGGGIITQRSVDCPALAESLAESDLDEMAMHETEDSKVFQRFKKKIAPEPHQVIRYSRGGSPLWVSSQHIPSDEDIPPCTCGAKRTFEFQVMPQLLNSLSVDSTGASIDWGTAAVYTCSASCERSDQYCPEFIWKQDFSSDQHTQTERR; encoded by the exons ATGTCCTCGGCGGAGGTAGTTCTGGGTTTCCTGGAGGATGCGGAGCCGTGGCGGCTTCGGTCTCCTCAGTTCCCGAGTAAAGTCGGAGGGAAGCCGGCGTGGCTCAGCCAGAGAGGCCTGCCCTCTCTGCCCGGACTGGAGTGTGAGATATGCCGTCTGCCTATGGTTTTCCTGCTGCAG GTGTATGCACCAATATCCGGTCAGGACAGAAGTTTTCACCGAACGCTCTTTCTCTTCTGCTGCAAAACTCCAGAGTGCTACACGCGAAATGACAGCCGCTGCATGAAAG TTTTCAGAAACCAGTTACAGAGGAGGAACGAGTTCTACCCCTATGACCCTCCAGCAG AGGATGAACCACCCTGTGATGCTGAGGAGGGCCAGAGTGTGTTGCCCGTTTCGGGAGTTAAACTGTGTTGGGTGTGCGGATGCCCCGGTAACAAAGCCTGCTCTCGGTGCCACACTGTGACCTACTGTGGAAAACACCACCAGACCCTCCACTGGAAACAATCTCACAAGGAGTGTTGCAGCCAAG GGTCTCCTGTTACACCCTCCCCGCTCCTCTTTCCTGAGACTGAGCTGGTCACTGagccagaggaggaggagaaagatgTCAAAGAGGCTGAAGgagaacaagaagaagaggaCGGTGGAGGGATCATTACTCAGAGGAGTGTGGATTGTCCCGCCTTGGCAGAAT CCCTGGCAGAGAGCGACCTGGACGAGATGGCAATGCACGAGACTGAAGACAGTAAAGTGTTCCAGAGGTTTAAGAAGAAGATCGCACCTGAACCTCACCAG GTGATACGTTACAGTCGAGGGGGCTCTCCCTTGTGGGTCTCCTCTCAGCACATCCCTTCAGATGAGGATATCCCACCATGCACCTGTGGTGCCAAGAGGACGTTTGAGTTCCAG gtgatGCCGCAGCTGTTAAACAGTCTAAGCGTGGACTCGACTGGAGCTAGCATTGACTGGGGGACTGCGGCTGTCTACACGTGCTCTGCCAGCTGTGAACGCAGCGACCAGTACTGCCCCGAGTTCATCTGGAAGCAGGACTTCAGCTCAGATCAACACACGCAGACTGAACGAAGATGA
- the tbp gene encoding TATA-box-binding protein produces MDQNNSIPAFQGLVASPQGAMTPGMPLFSPMMPYGSGLTPQPVQNTNSLSILEEQQRQQQAQQQQQQAQQQAQQASSGTSGQTPQLFHSQAVGGSTTTALPGNTPLFTTPLTPMTPITPATPSSETSGIVPQLQNIVSTVNLGCKLDLKTIALRARNAEYNPKRFAAVIMRIREPRTTALIFSSGKMVCTGAKSEEQSRLAARKYARVVQKLGFPAKFLDFKIQNMVGSCDVKFPIRLEGLVLTHQQFSSYEPELFPGLIYRMIKPRIVLLIFVSGKVVLTGAKVRGEIYDAFENIYPILKGFRKTT; encoded by the exons ATGGACCAGAACAACAGCATACCAGCCTTCCAAGGGCTGGTGGCTTCCCCTCAG GGAGCCATGACTCCAGGCATGCCGCTCTTCAGCCCCATGATGCCATATGGCTCTGGTCTGACACCCCAGCCAGTGCAGAACACCAACAGTTTGTCAATACTGGAGGAACAGCAGAGGCAACAGCAGGctcagcaacagcagcaacaggcaCAACAACAGGCACAACAGGCCAGCTCAG GGACATCAGGGCAGACCCCTCAACTTTTCCACTCCCAGGCAGTGGGAGGCTCGACCACAACTGCACTGCCAGGAAACACCCCCCTCTTTACCACCCCGCTGACCCCCATGACCCCCATCACGCCGGCCACCCCTTCTTCAGAAACCTCTGGCATAGTACCGCAGCTACA AAATATAGTATCTACTGTAAACTTAGGCTGTAAACTGGATTTGAAGACCATTGCCCTGAGAGCCAGAAATGCAGAGTACAACCCAAAG CGTTTTGCTGCTGTCATCATGAGAATACGAGAGCCCAGGACCACTGCTCTGATCTTCAGCTCTGGAAAGATGGTCTGCACAGGAGCCAAGAG TGAGGAGCAGTCGAGGTTAGCAGCCAGAAAATATGCGCGTGTTGTGCAGAAGCTCGGTTTTCCCGCCAAGTTCCTGGACTTCAAGATTCAGAACATGGTGGGCAGCTGTGATGTGAAGTTCCCCATTCGGCTGGAGGGATTGGTCCTCACACATCAGCAGTTTAGCAg CTACGAGCCGGAGCTGTTTCCAGGACTCATTTACAGAATGATCAAACCCCGAATTGTCCTGCTCATCTTTGTGTCTGGGAAAGTTGTACTCACAG GTGCCAAAGTGAGAGGAGAGATCTACGACGCTTTTGAAAACATATACCCCATCCTCAAAGGCTTTCGGAAGACAACATAG
- the psmb1 gene encoding proteasome subunit beta type-1 gives MLSSQHFGDPGKMKDYHYTGPVEHKFSPYAFNGGTVLAVAGEDFAIVASDTRLSEGYSIHSRDSPKCYKLTDTTVIGCSGFHGDCLTLTKIIDARLKMYKHSNNKTMTSGAIAAMLSTILYSRRFFPYYVYNIIGGLDEEGKGAVYSFDPVGSYQRDTYKAGGSASAMLQPLLDNQIGFKNMEGVEHVPLTKDKAVQLVKDVFISAAERDVYTGDALRVCVITKEGINEETIPLRKD, from the exons ATGCTTTCTTCTCAGCATTTCGGGGATCCTGGGAAGATGAAAGATTATCATTATACTGGTCCAGTAGAGCACAAGTTCTCTCCATACGCCTTCAACGGAGG AACTGTACTGGCTGTTGCCGGAGAAGACTTTGCCATTGTAGCCTCAGACACCAGGCTGAGTGAAGGCTACTCAATCCACAGCCGGGACTCCCCAAAATGCTATAAGCT GACTGACACAACTGTAATTGGCTGCAGTGGTTTCCATGGCGACTGCCTGACTCTGACAAAAATAATTGATGCCAGACTAAAG ATGTACAAACACTCGAACAACAAGACGATGACCAGCGGAGCCATTGCAGCCATGTTGTCCACCATCCTGTACAGCAGAAGATTCTTTCCTTACTACGTCTACAACATCATTGGAGGATTGGATGAAGAGG GTAAGGGAGCAGTGTACAGCTTTGACCCAGTGGGTTCCTACCAGAGAGACACCTACAAGGCCGGAGGATCAGCCAGCGCCATGCTACAGCCACTACTAGATAACCAG aTTGGTTTCAAGAACATGGAGGGTGTTGAGCATGTTCCTCTGACTAAGGATAAGGCAGTTCAGCTGGTCAAAGACGTCTTCATCTCAGCCGCAGAGAGAGATGTCTACACCGGAGATGCCCTTCGGGTCTGTGTCATCACTAAGGAGGGCATTAATGAGGAGACTATACCTCTGAGGAAAGACTGA